Proteins from one Burkholderia sp. genomic window:
- a CDS encoding IS5 family transposase: protein MRKDIHKKGEPKARYRVRNWAAYNEGLISRGNVTIWIDEAVLARMPDAIPTRGRPCVYGDTLIQALLGLKTVYRLTLRALQGFTQSLRDLAFPSLPVPNYTTLCRRAKTLDVELPILRDNEPIYLVVDSTGLKVYGEGEWKVRQHGYSKRRTWRKVHLALNANTGQVHPALMTNQNVADGDALAKLLDQIPREEQIDVIGGDGAYDTKPCHAAIAARSAIPSIPPREGAAHWPADMPGAAWRNGAVDAIARDGRREWKQHSGYHRRSLAENAMYRFKTLTGHCLWARHIAAQATEVAVRVGVINRMADLARPQSVRIA from the coding sequence ATGCGCAAGGACATACATAAGAAAGGTGAGCCGAAGGCACGCTACCGTGTCAGGAATTGGGCGGCCTATAATGAAGGCCTGATCAGCCGGGGGAACGTAACAATATGGATAGATGAAGCCGTCCTTGCCAGAATGCCCGATGCCATACCCACACGTGGTCGCCCGTGTGTATACGGCGATACGCTGATTCAGGCATTACTTGGCTTGAAGACCGTCTATCGACTGACCTTGCGCGCCCTGCAAGGTTTCACCCAAAGTCTGCGCGATTTGGCCTTCCCGAGCTTGCCGGTGCCGAATTACACCACGCTCTGTCGCCGGGCAAAAACCCTTGATGTCGAACTGCCGATCCTTCGTGACAATGAACCGATCTATCTGGTTGTCGACAGCACCGGTCTGAAGGTCTATGGAGAAGGTGAATGGAAGGTGCGCCAGCACGGCTACTCGAAGCGGCGCACGTGGCGTAAAGTCCATCTCGCGCTCAACGCGAATACAGGTCAAGTGCATCCCGCGCTAATGACGAATCAGAATGTGGCTGACGGTGACGCTCTGGCCAAGTTGCTCGACCAGATTCCACGCGAAGAACAAATCGATGTCATCGGCGGTGACGGTGCCTACGACACCAAGCCATGCCATGCGGCCATTGCTGCACGCAGTGCTATTCCTTCGATTCCGCCACGCGAGGGTGCCGCTCATTGGCCAGCGGATATGCCCGGTGCGGCGTGGCGTAATGGCGCGGTTGATGCAATTGCCCGTGACGGTCGTCGAGAATGGAAGCAACACAGTGGCTACCACCGGCGATCGCTTGCCGAGAATGCGATGTATCGGTTCAAGACCCTCACCGGCCACTGTCTCTGGGCGCGTCACATCGCCGCGCAGGCGACCGAGGTCGCCGTTCGCGTCGGCGTCATCAACCGCATGGCGGACCTCGCTCGTCCGCAATCCGTTCGTATCGCCTGA
- a CDS encoding regulator, whose amino-acid sequence MQQRLYNTYHYALALPSPRRLHFLLPFAADAASSPHDLASPALAALLARARLIEHSAGADFQRTLPHQRWLATRFGANQGDADDAPLAPYMLLADGGAPGDVPWAYVEPVHVQIATDHLVLMDPSALELPTAEAAALLEVARPLVEELGVQLQAPDPRRWYLSSESLATLACAAPLRASGRNIEIWLPHEACTGERSPLWMKLQNEVQMAWFGHPVNETREARGQFTVNSIWFHSQGQLRPVSSPFARVLSTDCATRGLGLAAQVPVDAPPVAFAALSSAPGEDEAAYPTLLDLDALTVPFIQQDWAAWREALDTLEHDWFAPALEALRAGELSELSFTLCGDIGTTTLAVTRSDLRKFWRRRARASLFK is encoded by the coding sequence ATGCAACAACGCCTCTACAATACATACCATTATGCTCTAGCCTTGCCTTCGCCCCGCCGCCTCCACTTCCTATTGCCGTTCGCCGCCGATGCTGCCTCGTCGCCGCACGACCTAGCGAGCCCGGCACTGGCCGCCCTGCTAGCCCGCGCGCGCCTGATCGAGCACAGCGCTGGCGCGGACTTCCAGCGCACGCTGCCGCATCAGCGCTGGCTGGCCACGCGCTTCGGCGCGAACCAGGGCGATGCTGACGATGCGCCGCTCGCGCCGTACATGCTACTGGCCGACGGAGGCGCGCCGGGAGATGTGCCCTGGGCCTACGTCGAACCGGTCCACGTGCAAATCGCCACCGACCACCTGGTGCTAATGGATCCGTCCGCGCTCGAGCTGCCAACAGCCGAGGCCGCCGCCCTGCTCGAGGTCGCGCGCCCGCTAGTTGAGGAACTCGGCGTGCAATTGCAGGCGCCAGATCCACGGCGCTGGTACCTGTCGAGTGAATCGCTGGCCACGCTGGCCTGTGCCGCGCCGCTGCGCGCGAGCGGTCGCAACATCGAGATCTGGCTGCCGCACGAGGCCTGTACTGGCGAGCGCTCGCCGCTGTGGATGAAACTGCAGAACGAAGTGCAGATGGCCTGGTTCGGCCACCCCGTCAACGAGACACGCGAGGCTCGCGGCCAGTTCACCGTAAACTCGATCTGGTTTCACAGCCAGGGCCAACTGCGGCCCGTGAGTAGCCCGTTTGCGCGCGTGCTGTCGACGGACTGCGCCACGCGCGGGCTGGGGCTCGCTGCCCAGGTGCCGGTGGACGCACCGCCGGTCGCCTTTGCCGCGCTGTCCAGCGCGCCTGGCGAGGACGAGGCGGCCTACCCCACCCTGCTCGACCTCGATGCGCTGACGGTGCCTTTCATCCAGCAAGATTGGGCGGCCTGGCGCGAGGCGCTTGATACGCTCGAGCACGACTGGTTCGCGCCGGCGTTGGAGGCGCTGCGCGCTGGCGAGCTGAGCGAGCTGAGCTTCACGCTGTGCGGCGACATCGGCACCACCACCCTCGCCGTGACGCGGAGCGACCTCCGCAAATTCTGGCGCCGCCGCGCGCGTGCCTCCCTCTTCAAATAA
- the pcnB gene encoding polynucleotide adenylyltransferase PcnB, whose amino-acid sequence MIKRLIRKLLGQNDSVARDGFAPTEAAPLSKRAASRAPTTTAAKKTSAQKQAARDAANVAERRTAPTILPASVHGIDPSLISRNAVRVTDTLQQAGFRAYIVGGAVRDLVFNIAPKDFDVATDATPTEVQRLFRRTRLIGFRFQIVHVQFGHELIEVSTFRALVDAPVEALAVDAPPLRRMKCGQLDRYTHAVDASGRVLRDNVWGEQHEDAARRDFTINAMYYDPATQTVLDYHDGMADMRARLLRMIGDPATRYREDPVRMLRVVRFAAKLGFDIEPHTRAPIKPLADLINNVPAARLFDEMLKLLLSGHALACLKQLRSEGLHHGLLPQLDVLLEQPQGEKFITLALNNTDARVRDGKSVSPGFLFAALLWHDIRQRWNQYVANGEFPVPALQHGINDVLAMQTEKLAIHKRHSADMREIWGLQLRLEKRSGRSAIRLLEHQRFRAGYDFLLLRCASGELDKSMAQWWTDFIDGDATARESLLTQGTSRDKAPGTPGVAAPLPVSAVAAAARTTADRKTAARSRSWPQHRMWTTEPSDETGSGCHDACLSRTRCESRRCAPDIEGCGSLPRAAMRGHRTQQIESVPNGTDQRRR is encoded by the coding sequence GTGATCAAGAGACTCATCCGCAAGCTGCTCGGGCAGAACGATAGCGTCGCCCGCGACGGTTTCGCCCCCACCGAGGCCGCGCCGCTATCCAAACGCGCCGCCTCGCGCGCTCCGACCACAACCGCAGCGAAGAAAACTAGCGCGCAGAAGCAGGCCGCGCGCGATGCAGCGAACGTGGCCGAACGGCGCACCGCCCCCACCATCCTGCCGGCTTCCGTGCACGGCATCGATCCCTCGCTGATCTCACGCAACGCGGTCCGAGTGACCGACACGCTGCAGCAGGCGGGTTTCCGCGCCTACATCGTCGGCGGCGCGGTACGCGACCTGGTGTTCAATATCGCGCCCAAGGATTTCGACGTCGCCACCGATGCCACCCCGACCGAGGTGCAGCGCCTGTTTCGCCGCACGCGCCTGATCGGGTTCCGTTTCCAGATCGTGCATGTGCAGTTCGGCCACGAGCTGATTGAGGTTTCGACCTTCCGCGCGCTAGTCGACGCACCAGTCGAGGCACTGGCCGTCGACGCGCCGCCGCTGCGCCGCATGAAGTGCGGCCAGCTGGATCGTTACACCCACGCGGTGGATGCCAGCGGTCGCGTGCTTCGCGACAACGTCTGGGGCGAGCAGCACGAAGACGCGGCACGCCGCGACTTCACGATCAACGCGATGTATTACGACCCCGCGACGCAGACTGTGCTTGATTACCACGACGGCATGGCCGACATGCGCGCACGCTTATTGCGTATGATCGGCGATCCGGCTACGCGCTACCGTGAGGATCCAGTGCGCATGCTGCGCGTGGTGCGCTTCGCGGCCAAGCTCGGCTTCGACATCGAACCGCATACGCGCGCGCCGATTAAGCCGCTGGCCGACCTAATCAACAATGTGCCGGCTGCGCGCCTATTCGACGAGATGCTCAAGCTACTGCTCTCGGGCCATGCGCTGGCCTGTCTGAAGCAGCTGCGCAGCGAAGGCCTACATCACGGGCTGCTGCCGCAACTCGACGTGCTGCTCGAGCAGCCCCAGGGCGAGAAGTTCATCACGCTGGCGCTAAACAACACCGATGCGCGCGTGCGCGATGGCAAGTCGGTCTCGCCGGGCTTTCTGTTCGCCGCCCTGCTCTGGCACGATATACGCCAGCGCTGGAACCAGTATGTCGCCAACGGCGAGTTCCCGGTACCGGCCCTGCAGCACGGGATAAACGACGTGCTGGCGATGCAGACTGAGAAGTTGGCGATCCACAAACGCCACTCGGCCGACATGCGTGAGATCTGGGGCCTGCAACTGCGCCTGGAAAAACGCTCAGGCCGCAGCGCGATTCGACTGCTGGAACACCAAAGATTTAGAGCGGGGTATGACTTCCTCCTGCTGCGCTGCGCGTCCGGAGAACTGGACAAATCGATGGCGCAGTGGTGGACGGATTTCATCGACGGCGACGCCACTGCACGCGAGTCGCTGCTCACCCAGGGCACATCGCGCGACAAGGCTCCTGGAACGCCGGGGGTTGCCGCCCCCCTCCCCGTAAGCGCAGTCGCCGCAGCGGCGCGCACAACCGCAGACCGGAAGACGGCGGCGCGCAGCCGCAGCTGGCCGCAGCACCGGATGTGGACGACTGAGCCGTCGGACGAAACAGGAAGTGGATGCCATGACGCTTGCTTATCTCGGACTCGGTGCGAATCTCGGCGATGCGCGCCAGACATTGAAGGATGCGGTAGTCTGCCTCGCGCAGCAATGCGCGGTCACCGTACTCAGCAAATCGAGTCTGTACCGAACGGCACCGATCAACGCCGGCGGTGA
- a CDS encoding CbiX/SirB N-terminal domain-containing protein yields MRRHGIILFGHGSRDPRWIEPFERLAERVRVSHTSGPVGLAFLELIPPELKNAVADHVTARCATVTIVPVFVGQGSHVRRDLPELVEACRAAHLGVEIRCATAIGEEHSVLDAIAKYCLQQACD; encoded by the coding sequence ATGCGCAGACACGGGATCATCCTATTTGGACACGGTTCGCGCGACCCGCGCTGGATAGAGCCATTCGAGCGGCTGGCCGAGCGCGTGCGAGTCAGCCATACTAGCGGCCCTGTCGGGCTGGCTTTTCTCGAACTGATACCGCCCGAGCTCAAGAATGCGGTGGCCGACCATGTCACAGCCCGCTGCGCGACTGTCACCATCGTGCCTGTGTTCGTTGGCCAGGGCAGCCACGTGCGGCGCGACCTGCCCGAGCTTGTCGAGGCTTGCCGGGCGGCGCATCTCGGCGTGGAGATCCGCTGTGCCACGGCGATCGGCGAAGAGCATTCGGTGCTCGATGCGATAGCAAAATACTGCCTGCAGCAGGCTTGCGACTGA
- a CDS encoding [protein-PII] uridylyltransferase, with the protein MSVSSLTATEAPSQKAKFRAVKAELLTRFRAATQVEALMRALSRATDDVLHQLWINCDLPSSLALIATGGFGRGELSPHSDVDILVLLPDTHGGEFDARIERFISMAWDLRLEIGSSVRTVGECIDEAEQDVTVQTSLLEVRRITGSLTLFKHVVASYREALDPRAFFQAKVLEMRQRHAKFQDTPYSLEPNVKESPGGLRDLQTILWVARAAGFGNSWRELDAPGLISAREARELRRNEAFLKALRARLHVITGRRQDILVFDLQTQAAESFGYVPTPAKRASEQLMRRYYWTAKAVTQLATILIQNIEAHLFPATSGITRILSPGRFVEKRGMLKTVSDNVFEQHPNAILEVFLLYETTRGVKGLSARTLRALYNSRNMMNSAWRHDPRNRETFVKILQQNEGITHAFRLLNQTSVLGRYLLHVRRIVGQMQHDLYHMYTVDQHILMVLRNIRRFAVAEHSDEDPFCSSQLVANFERPWLLYVAALFHDIAKGHGGDHSKLGMADARRFCHEHGITGTDAVLVVWLVEHHLSMSQVSQKRNISDPEVIKRFAGLVGNERWLTALYLLTVADICGTSPKVLNTWKGKLLEDLHRATSAVLVGARPDTHSELQARSTEALALLRLKTVPADVHQPLWDHQLDVDDFLRHDAVDIAWKTRVLYQHVHAKMEIGRARPSPVGEALQVLVYIKDRSDLFAGICAYFDRHGLSVLDGRINTTRHGYALDNFIVMRSERDVQYRNIANLVEQQLADGLSSSAPLPEASKGRLSHLSLTFPITPRIDLHADEHGQYYILSVSANDRAGLLYSVSRVLAEHRVGVHAAWINTLGERVEDVFLLDGAGLSDNRLQIQVETELLRAILA; encoded by the coding sequence ATGAGCGTTTCTTCCCTCACCGCTACTGAAGCGCCGTCACAAAAGGCTAAATTTCGTGCTGTCAAGGCCGAGCTGCTCACGCGCTTTCGTGCGGCGACCCAGGTTGAGGCGCTGATGCGCGCGCTTTCGAGAGCCACTGATGACGTGCTGCACCAGCTCTGGATCAATTGCGACCTGCCCAGCTCGCTGGCCCTGATCGCGACCGGCGGCTTCGGGCGCGGTGAGCTCTCGCCACATTCGGACGTCGACATTCTGGTGCTGCTGCCCGATACGCATGGTGGCGAGTTCGACGCGCGCATCGAACGCTTCATCAGCATGGCCTGGGATCTCCGTCTCGAGATCGGCAGCAGCGTGCGCACGGTCGGAGAATGCATCGACGAAGCCGAGCAGGATGTCACGGTGCAGACCTCTCTGCTAGAGGTGCGCCGCATCACTGGCAGCCTAACGCTGTTTAAGCACGTGGTAGCGAGCTACCGCGAGGCGCTCGACCCGCGAGCCTTCTTCCAGGCCAAGGTGTTGGAGATGCGCCAGCGCCACGCGAAGTTCCAGGACACGCCCTACAGCCTCGAGCCAAACGTAAAGGAAAGTCCGGGCGGCCTGCGCGACTTGCAGACGATCCTCTGGGTAGCACGCGCTGCCGGCTTTGGCAACAGCTGGCGCGAGCTCGACGCGCCAGGGCTGATCAGCGCGCGCGAGGCGCGCGAGCTGCGCCGCAACGAGGCTTTCTTGAAGGCGCTGCGCGCGCGCCTACACGTGATCACCGGACGCCGCCAAGACATCCTGGTGTTCGACTTACAGACCCAGGCTGCGGAGAGCTTCGGCTACGTGCCGACCCCGGCTAAGCGCGCCAGCGAACAGTTAATGCGTCGCTATTACTGGACCGCCAAGGCCGTCACCCAGCTCGCCACGATCCTGATCCAGAACATCGAAGCGCATCTGTTCCCGGCCACCAGCGGCATCACGCGAATACTCTCGCCAGGGCGCTTCGTCGAGAAGCGGGGTATGCTGAAGACCGTCTCCGACAACGTGTTCGAGCAGCATCCCAACGCGATTCTCGAGGTCTTTCTACTCTACGAGACCACCCGCGGCGTGAAGGGGCTGTCGGCGCGCACGCTGCGCGCTCTCTACAACTCGCGCAACATGATGAACAGTGCCTGGCGGCACGATCCGCGCAACCGCGAAACCTTCGTGAAGATCCTACAGCAGAACGAGGGCATCACGCATGCATTCCGTCTGCTGAACCAGACTAGCGTGCTGGGTCGCTACCTGCTCCATGTCCGCCGCATCGTCGGGCAAATGCAGCACGACCTCTACCACATGTACACGGTCGACCAGCATATTCTGATGGTGTTGCGCAATATCCGCCGCTTCGCGGTGGCCGAACACTCGGACGAAGATCCGTTCTGCAGCAGCCAGTTGGTTGCGAACTTCGAGCGGCCCTGGTTGCTCTACGTGGCGGCGCTGTTCCACGATATCGCCAAGGGCCACGGCGGAGATCATTCCAAGCTCGGCATGGCCGACGCACGGCGATTCTGCCACGAGCACGGCATCACCGGTACCGATGCCGTGCTGGTGGTCTGGCTGGTTGAGCATCACCTGAGCATGAGCCAGGTGTCGCAGAAGCGGAATATCAGCGACCCCGAAGTAATCAAGCGCTTCGCCGGTCTGGTCGGCAACGAGCGCTGGCTGACCGCACTCTACTTGCTGACTGTGGCCGACATCTGCGGCACCAGCCCAAAGGTCTTGAATACCTGGAAAGGTAAGCTGCTGGAAGACTTGCACCGCGCTACCAGCGCGGTGCTCGTCGGCGCGCGACCGGACACGCATTCCGAGCTGCAGGCGCGCAGCACCGAGGCGCTCGCGCTGCTGCGTCTGAAGACCGTGCCCGCCGACGTGCATCAGCCGCTGTGGGACCACCAGCTCGACGTCGACGACTTCCTCCGCCACGACGCGGTCGACATCGCCTGGAAAACGCGGGTGCTATACCAGCACGTGCATGCCAAGATGGAGATCGGGCGCGCGCGTCCCTCGCCGGTAGGCGAGGCACTCCAGGTGCTGGTCTACATCAAGGATCGCTCCGACCTGTTTGCCGGCATTTGCGCCTACTTTGACCGCCACGGCCTGTCAGTGCTCGACGGGCGCATCAACACTACCCGCCACGGCTACGCGCTCGACAACTTCATCGTCATGCGCTCCGAGCGCGACGTGCAGTACCGCAATATCGCTAACCTCGTCGAACAGCAGCTCGCCGACGGGCTGTCCAGCTCGGCACCGCTGCCAGAAGCGTCGAAGGGCCGCCTATCGCACTTGTCGCTCACCTTTCCGATCACGCCCCGCATCGACCTGCACGCCGACGAGCATGGTCAGTACTACATCCTATCCGTGTCCGCCAACGACCGAGCGGGTCTTCTCTATTCGGTCTCGCGCGTGCTGGCCGAGCACAGAGTCGGCGTCCATGCGGCGTGGATCAATACGCTCGGCGAGCGTGTCGAGGACGTGTTCTTGCTCGACGGTGCCGGCCTGTCCGACAACCGTCTGCAGATCCAGGTTGAAACCGAATTGCTACGCGCGATCCTGGCTTGA
- the hda gene encoding DnaA regulatory inactivator Hda — MTAIRQLTLNLGTPPPRTFENFTIGANEELVSQLRRLDCALAVGPVADRSFYVWGEAGSGRSHLLQALVYDTSYGSALYLTPQSALGEIVFNPRVSLYAVDDIDAMSDNQQIALFNLFNEVRAHPSGAFVGAGPVAPLALDVREDLRTRLGWGLVFHLTPLADADKAAVFKRAARDRGIAIADDVPAYLFTHYRRDMPSLMALLDALDRFSIEQKRAVTLPLLRTLLATLEREEGGSGEIK, encoded by the coding sequence GTGACTGCCATCCGTCAACTGACGCTCAACCTCGGCACCCCGCCGCCACGGACTTTCGAGAACTTCACTATCGGGGCCAACGAAGAGCTCGTCTCGCAGCTGCGAAGGCTCGATTGCGCGCTCGCAGTCGGCCCGGTGGCCGACCGATCCTTTTATGTCTGGGGCGAGGCCGGCAGCGGCCGCAGCCACCTGCTGCAGGCGCTGGTCTACGACACCTCTTACGGAAGCGCGCTCTACTTGACGCCGCAAAGCGCACTCGGCGAAATCGTCTTCAACCCGCGCGTCTCACTGTACGCCGTCGACGACATCGACGCGATGAGCGATAACCAGCAGATCGCCTTATTCAACCTGTTCAATGAGGTGCGAGCCCACCCGTCCGGCGCCTTCGTCGGCGCTGGGCCGGTCGCGCCACTCGCGCTCGACGTCCGCGAGGACCTACGCACGCGTCTGGGCTGGGGGCTGGTCTTCCATCTCACTCCGCTGGCCGACGCAGACAAGGCGGCGGTCTTCAAGCGTGCCGCGCGCGACCGCGGCATTGCCATCGCTGACGACGTGCCAGCCTACCTATTCACACACTACCGGCGCGACATGCCGAGCCTGATGGCCCTGCTCGACGCGCTCGATCGCTTCTCGATCGAACAGAAACGCGCTGTCACGCTGCCGCTGCTACGCACACTGCTGGCCACGCTGGAACGTGAGGAGGGCGGTTCCGGCGAGATCAAGTAG
- the recJ gene encoding single-stranded-DNA-specific exonuclease RecJ encodes MIRLVTRQASPADAEALARHGLHPVLARLYAARGVTCPEDIETALARLVPPASLKGCGEAAVLLADALVACKRMLVVADYDCDGATACAVAVRGLHMLGASIDYLVPNRFEYGYGLTPEIVKLAAARRPDLLITVDNGIASVDGVAAAKALGIDVLVTDHHLPGAKLPEACAIVNPNQPGCEFPSKHIAGVGVMFYVLLAVRAELRRRSAFDNARPEPRLDGLLDLVALGTVADVVRLDGNNRVLVAQGLRRIRRGHMQPGIAALFRAAAREARSASACDLGFGLGPRLNAAGRLSDMSLGIECLTTDDIGRAWELAQQLDTMNRQRREIEASMQRQALADLAQVDPTEAATITLFNPDWHQGVIGIIAGRLKEKFHRPSFTFAHADESDARVKGSGRSIPGFHLRDALDLVSKREPDLLLTFGGHAMAAGVTLETDKVPRFAATFEAVARERLSEEALSRVLETDGDLEDAYFTPQFVELLDSAVWGQGFPMPLFSGEFDVDSQALVKDKHLKLQLTRGRQRFGAIWFNHTEPLSARATIAYRLANNTWNGVTRVQLIIEHAA; translated from the coding sequence ATGATTCGACTCGTTACCCGACAGGCTTCCCCCGCCGACGCCGAGGCGCTCGCCCGCCACGGCCTGCATCCCGTGCTTGCGCGCCTGTACGCCGCACGTGGCGTCACCTGCCCCGAGGACATCGAGACCGCTCTGGCACGCCTCGTGCCGCCTGCTAGCCTAAAAGGCTGCGGGGAAGCGGCGGTGCTGCTGGCCGACGCGCTGGTGGCGTGCAAGCGCATGCTGGTGGTGGCCGACTACGACTGCGACGGTGCCACCGCCTGCGCAGTGGCCGTGCGCGGCCTGCACATGCTTGGTGCCTCGATCGACTACCTGGTGCCGAACCGCTTCGAATACGGCTACGGCCTCACACCCGAGATTGTCAAGCTGGCCGCTGCGCGCCGACCGGACTTGCTGATCACGGTAGACAACGGCATCGCCAGCGTTGACGGCGTGGCTGCCGCCAAGGCGCTTGGCATCGACGTGCTGGTCACCGACCACCACTTGCCTGGCGCGAAGCTGCCCGAGGCGTGCGCCATCGTCAACCCGAACCAGCCTGGCTGCGAGTTCCCAAGTAAGCATATCGCCGGGGTCGGCGTGATGTTCTACGTGCTGCTGGCGGTGCGTGCCGAGCTGCGCCGCCGCAGCGCCTTCGACAATGCCCGGCCCGAACCGCGCCTGGATGGCCTGCTCGACCTGGTCGCGCTCGGCACAGTGGCCGACGTAGTGCGCCTGGACGGCAACAATCGCGTGCTGGTCGCGCAGGGCCTGCGGCGCATCCGTCGCGGCCACATGCAGCCCGGCATCGCCGCGCTATTTCGCGCCGCTGCGCGCGAGGCCCGTTCAGCCTCAGCCTGCGATCTCGGCTTCGGCCTGGGCCCGCGCCTGAACGCGGCGGGCCGCCTGTCCGACATGTCACTCGGCATCGAATGCCTGACTACGGACGACATCGGTCGCGCATGGGAGCTAGCCCAGCAGCTCGACACCATGAACCGCCAGCGCCGTGAGATCGAAGCTAGCATGCAGCGGCAGGCGCTGGCCGACCTGGCCCAGGTCGATCCGACCGAGGCGGCCACCATCACGCTGTTCAATCCAGACTGGCACCAGGGCGTGATTGGCATTATCGCTGGCCGGCTCAAGGAGAAATTCCACCGCCCCTCATTCACCTTTGCGCATGCCGACGAGAGCGACGCGCGCGTCAAGGGCTCGGGCCGCTCGATCCCAGGCTTCCACCTGCGCGACGCACTGGACTTGGTCTCCAAGCGCGAGCCGGACCTTTTGCTGACTTTTGGCGGTCATGCGATGGCTGCCGGCGTCACGCTCGAGACCGACAAGGTGCCACGCTTCGCTGCTACCTTCGAGGCGGTGGCACGCGAACGGCTGTCCGAGGAGGCGCTCTCGCGCGTACTGGAGACCGATGGCGATCTCGAGGATGCGTATTTCACGCCGCAGTTCGTCGAGCTGCTCGACAGCGCAGTCTGGGGTCAGGGTTTTCCGATGCCGCTCTTCTCTGGCGAGTTCGATGTGGACTCCCAGGCGCTGGTCAAGGACAAGCACTTGAAGTTGCAGCTCACGCGCGGTCGCCAGCGCTTTGGCGCGATCTGGTTCAACCATACCGAGCCGCTTTCGGCCCGCGCCACTATCGCCTACCGTCTCGCCAACAACACCTGGAACGGCGTGACGCGCGTGCAGCTGATCATCGAGCACGCAGCCTAA
- a CDS encoding HAD family hydrolase, whose protein sequence is MANLALFDLDHTLIPTDSDYEWGRFMIKLGLVDAESFKRQNDRFYADYKAGTLDIHAYLTAALVPMAKHPRVRLDAWHEQYMQEVIRPAMLPTALELVCRHREAGDLCCIVTATNAFVTRPIAAAFGVETLIACEVETVDGHPASDLTGRATGVPSFREGKIARTEAWLASLGKKLADFEHSYFYSDSHNDIPLLEKVTDPVATNPDDTLRTHAHKQNWRILNLFQPS, encoded by the coding sequence ATGGCAAATTTAGCACTCTTTGATCTCGATCACACGCTGATCCCGACCGACAGCGACTACGAATGGGGTCGCTTTATGATCAAGCTTGGTCTCGTCGACGCGGAAAGCTTCAAGCGTCAAAACGACCGTTTCTACGCAGACTATAAAGCCGGCACGCTCGATATCCACGCCTACCTGACCGCCGCACTAGTGCCGATGGCCAAGCACCCGCGTGTCCGGCTCGATGCCTGGCATGAGCAGTACATGCAGGAAGTAATCCGCCCGGCAATGCTGCCGACCGCGCTCGAGCTGGTATGCCGACATCGCGAGGCGGGCGATCTTTGCTGCATCGTTACGGCCACCAATGCCTTCGTCACGCGCCCGATCGCTGCTGCCTTCGGCGTCGAGACCCTGATCGCCTGCGAGGTCGAGACGGTCGACGGCCACCCAGCGTCCGACCTGACCGGTCGCGCCACCGGCGTGCCGAGCTTCCGCGAGGGCAAGATCGCGCGCACCGAGGCCTGGCTCGCCTCGCTCGGCAAGAAACTGGCTGATTTCGAGCACAGCTACTTCTACAGCGACTCGCATAATGACATCCCCCTGCTCGAGAAAGTCACTGACCCAGTCGCGACCAACCCTGACGACACACTGCGCACGCATGCCCACAAGCAGAACTGGCGCATCCTCAATCTATTTCAACCTTCGTGA